One Gloeobacter morelensis MG652769 DNA window includes the following coding sequences:
- a CDS encoding carbon dioxide-concentrating mechanism protein CcmK codes for MAVAVGMIETLGFPAVVEAADAMVKAARVTLVGYEKISSGRVTVIVRGDVSEVQASVAAGIESIKRVYGGQLLSHHIIARPHENLEYVLPIRYTEAVEQFREGVNSIRPYGRP; via the coding sequence ATGGCAGTTGCAGTTGGCATGATTGAAACCTTGGGTTTTCCGGCCGTGGTCGAGGCGGCGGATGCGATGGTCAAAGCGGCCCGCGTCACCTTGGTGGGCTACGAAAAAATCAGCAGTGGCCGGGTCACGGTGATCGTACGCGGCGATGTATCGGAGGTGCAGGCTTCGGTGGCGGCAGGCATTGAGTCAATCAAGCGCGTCTACGGCGGTCAGTTGCTCTCGCACCACATCATCGCCCGTCCCCACGAGAACCTCGAATACGTGCTGCCCATCCGCTACACCGAGGCGGTCGAGCAGTTCCGCGAGGGTGTCAACTCCATTCGTCCCTACGGCAGACCCTGA
- a CDS encoding carbon dioxide-concentrating mechanism protein CcmK, which yields MPIAVGMIETKGFPAVVEAADAMVKAARVTLVGYEKIGSGRVTVIVRGDVSEVQASVSAGVESAKRVNGGEILSTHIIARPHENLEYVLPIRYTEAVEQFRT from the coding sequence ATGCCTATTGCTGTTGGAATGATCGAAACCAAGGGCTTTCCGGCCGTCGTCGAGGCGGCGGACGCGATGGTCAAGGCGGCCCGGGTGACACTCGTCGGTTACGAAAAAATTGGCAGCGGCCGGGTCACGGTGATCGTGCGCGGCGATGTATCGGAGGTGCAAGCTTCGGTATCGGCTGGTGTGGAGTCGGCCAAGCGGGTGAACGGCGGCGAGATACTTTCGACACACATCATTGCTCGTCCCCACGAGAACCTCGAGTACGTGTTGCCGATTCGCTACACCGAAGCAGTTGAGCAATTCCGAACTTGA
- a CDS encoding S1C family serine protease: MFKSAEVLIIALLAATGGAAGSYFAVSRATAPAPATLPAPPKTAEGQGAPPPLPTSLGSDEQDNIAIYERVSPAVVNITTTVLRYDYFSRAVPEQGSGSGSILDAQGRILTNYHVVRSPKSRLEVTLANGKRYRAKLVGADPSNDLAVIQMEDPPPNLTTITLGESSNLQVGRKVLAIGNPFGLERTLTTGVVSALDRDLASERAGRTLRNLIQTDAAINPGNSGGPLLDSQGRLIGVNTAIFSTSGSSAGIGFAVPVDTVRQVLPELISRGTVRRASLGVQVLPLSPMVVETLQLPVKEGALVAAVVPGGAAARAGLRAGRLETVDGNLQLPVGADVIVAIDKVAIKDAQDLINQIQKHKPGDKVTLTIIRNNAEVQVPVTLGELREQLEEQ, encoded by the coding sequence ATGTTTAAATCGGCTGAGGTGCTCATTATCGCTCTGCTGGCCGCCACCGGCGGTGCCGCCGGCAGCTACTTTGCCGTCAGCCGGGCAACAGCCCCCGCCCCGGCGACCCTGCCTGCTCCACCGAAGACCGCCGAAGGCCAGGGCGCCCCGCCGCCTCTGCCGACGTCTTTAGGTTCCGACGAGCAGGACAATATCGCCATTTACGAGCGGGTGAGCCCGGCGGTGGTCAACATCACCACCACCGTGCTGCGCTACGACTACTTCAGCCGCGCCGTCCCCGAGCAGGGCAGCGGCTCCGGGAGCATCCTGGATGCCCAGGGCCGCATCCTGACCAACTACCATGTCGTGCGCTCCCCCAAAAGCCGCCTGGAAGTTACCCTCGCCAACGGCAAACGCTACCGCGCCAAGTTGGTGGGCGCCGACCCGAGCAACGACCTCGCGGTCATCCAGATGGAAGATCCGCCCCCGAACCTCACCACCATCACCCTGGGGGAATCAAGCAACCTGCAGGTGGGGCGCAAGGTGCTCGCCATCGGCAATCCCTTCGGCCTGGAGCGCACCCTCACCACCGGAGTGGTCAGCGCCCTCGACCGCGATCTCGCTTCCGAACGGGCGGGGCGCACCCTCAGAAACCTCATCCAGACCGATGCCGCCATCAACCCGGGCAACTCCGGCGGGCCGCTGCTCGACAGCCAGGGTCGGTTGATCGGCGTGAATACCGCCATTTTCAGCACCAGCGGTTCGAGTGCGGGTATCGGCTTTGCCGTCCCGGTCGACACCGTGCGCCAGGTTCTACCCGAACTGATCTCGCGCGGCACCGTCCGTCGCGCCTCCCTCGGGGTGCAGGTGCTGCCCCTCTCGCCAATGGTGGTCGAAACGCTTCAGTTGCCGGTCAAAGAAGGCGCCCTGGTGGCGGCGGTGGTGCCGGGCGGTGCCGCAGCTCGCGCCGGACTGCGGGCCGGTCGGCTTGAGACGGTTGACGGCAACCTGCAACTGCCGGTGGGCGCCGATGTGATCGTGGCAATCGACAAAGTCGCCATCAAAGACGCCCAGGATCTGATCAACCAGATCCAAAAGCACAAGCCGGGCGACAAGGTCACCCTGACGATCATCCGCAACAACGCTGAGGTGCAGGTGCCCGTTACCCTGGGCGAATTGCGCGAGCAGCTCGAAGAACAATAG
- a CDS encoding hydantoinase/oxoprolinase family protein — translation MGVGIIRLGVDVGGTFTDLVAVVEGTMITAKVPTTADQSEGVIEAFVRTGLTGGDIGVFAHGMTVATNALLEGKGAATAFVTTEGFQDILRIGRQNRPHLYDLSAPRPQPLVAREHCFTVRERMGPAGVMIPLEREAVEDLIARLAPLVAARKIEAVAVGFLFAFAYPEHEQAVADALREAFAQTHLSLSSEVAPEFREYERFSTTVVDAYLSPKLRYYLDRLAGRCRDLQLPVPLIMQSSGGVIPIEKARGAAALLSGPAGGVRGAAFVAAQSGFADVLAFDMGGTSTDVSLILRGEPQTSAEAVVAGYPVRLPQIDIHTVSAGGGSVAWVDGGGALRVGPHSAGSIPGPAAYSRGGTEATVTDANLFLGYLADGAVLGGAIKLDKAAAAAALGHLANKLGLAMERTAVGIREVANAHMIAALRVMSVERGIDPRSLVLLAFGGAGPMHGCDLAEALGIARVLVPEAGGVLSALGLAVSPVRQDFSRPVLRVLADLGDHWLHAFRALELLAPAHLQERAYSADMRYRGQSFELSVPVDPAAEREAPAEAFHAIHAQRYGWSDPAQAIEVVQARLVATEPLILPQLQAQAPAGHGPVAERLAWSGGRFRTVPVYDRTAMGVSSRLEGPALVEMPEATVVVPPGWRGQIDRCGTLILEFEPDREDV, via the coding sequence ATGGGTGTGGGAATCATTCGCCTGGGTGTGGATGTGGGGGGGACTTTCACCGACCTGGTGGCGGTGGTCGAGGGCACAATGATCACCGCCAAAGTCCCTACCACCGCCGACCAGTCGGAAGGGGTGATCGAGGCGTTCGTGCGCACGGGGCTGACCGGCGGCGACATCGGCGTGTTCGCCCACGGAATGACCGTGGCCACCAACGCCCTGTTGGAAGGCAAGGGGGCGGCGACGGCGTTTGTCACTACCGAAGGCTTTCAAGATATCCTGCGCATCGGCCGCCAGAACCGTCCTCACCTCTACGACCTGAGCGCCCCCCGGCCCCAGCCGCTCGTGGCGCGGGAGCATTGCTTTACGGTGCGCGAGCGGATGGGACCGGCGGGGGTGATGATTCCCCTTGAGCGTGAAGCGGTAGAGGATTTAATTGCCCGGCTGGCGCCGCTTGTGGCTGCCAGGAAGATCGAAGCGGTGGCGGTCGGTTTTTTGTTTGCCTTTGCTTATCCTGAACACGAGCAGGCCGTCGCCGATGCCCTACGCGAAGCTTTTGCGCAGACGCACCTGTCGCTGTCGAGCGAGGTAGCCCCTGAATTTCGCGAGTACGAGCGCTTCAGCACTACGGTGGTAGACGCCTATTTGAGTCCGAAGCTGCGCTATTACCTCGACCGGCTGGCCGGGCGCTGTCGGGATCTGCAATTACCGGTGCCGCTCATCATGCAGTCGAGCGGCGGAGTGATCCCCATTGAGAAGGCGCGGGGGGCGGCAGCTCTGCTGTCCGGCCCGGCAGGGGGGGTGCGGGGGGCGGCTTTTGTCGCCGCCCAATCGGGGTTTGCCGATGTGCTCGCCTTCGATATGGGCGGTACCAGTACGGACGTGTCGCTTATCTTGCGGGGGGAACCCCAGACCAGCGCCGAGGCGGTGGTCGCGGGTTATCCGGTGCGCCTGCCGCAGATCGATATTCATACGGTGAGCGCGGGCGGCGGTTCGGTGGCCTGGGTGGACGGCGGCGGCGCGCTGCGGGTCGGTCCCCATTCGGCCGGGTCAATTCCCGGTCCGGCCGCCTACAGCCGGGGCGGCACCGAAGCGACCGTCACCGACGCTAATCTCTTTTTGGGTTATCTGGCGGACGGTGCGGTGCTGGGCGGAGCGATCAAGCTCGACAAAGCTGCCGCCGCCGCCGCCCTCGGGCACCTGGCCAACAAACTCGGCCTCGCGATGGAACGGACGGCGGTCGGCATCCGGGAGGTGGCCAACGCCCACATGATCGCGGCTTTGCGCGTGATGTCGGTGGAGCGGGGAATTGACCCGCGCTCACTGGTGCTGCTGGCCTTCGGTGGGGCAGGACCGATGCACGGCTGCGATCTGGCTGAAGCGCTCGGGATCGCTCGGGTGCTGGTGCCGGAGGCCGGGGGAGTGCTCTCCGCCCTGGGGCTTGCCGTCTCGCCGGTTCGGCAGGATTTCTCGCGCCCGGTGCTGCGGGTTCTGGCGGATCTGGGCGACCACTGGCTGCATGCGTTCAGGGCGCTTGAGCTGCTCGCACCGGCCCATCTGCAGGAGCGTGCCTACTCTGCCGATATGCGCTATCGGGGGCAATCTTTTGAGCTGAGTGTGCCCGTCGATCCGGCGGCAGAGCGCGAGGCGCCCGCCGAGGCCTTTCACGCGATACACGCGCAGCGCTACGGCTGGTCGGACCCGGCGCAGGCGATCGAAGTGGTGCAGGCGCGCCTGGTGGCCACCGAGCCGCTCATCCTGCCGCAGTTGCAGGCCCAGGCTCCGGCCGGGCATGGGCCGGTGGCGGAGCGGCTCGCCTGGAGCGGCGGGCGCTTTCGGACGGTGCCTGTTTACGATCGCACCGCGATGGGGGTCAGCAGCCGCCTGGAAGGCCCCGCTCTGGTGGAGATGCCCGAAGCCACCGTCGTGGTGCCGCCGGGATGGCGGGGGCAGATCGATCGATGCGGTACGCTGATATTAGAATTCGAACCTGACCGTGAAGATGTTTAA
- a CDS encoding IPT/TIG domain-containing protein: MLGGGWCTETPIFAIAPRFGVTITGTGFTGATAVLFRSEARRVVPADFTVISDTQIRSTVPAGAASGKSS; this comes from the coding sequence CTGCTGGGGGGCGGATGGTGCACTGAAACACCCATATTCGCTATCGCTCCACGCTTTGGAGTCACCATCACCGGTACGGGCTTTACAGGAGCGACGGCTGTTCTATTTCGCAGCGAAGCACGCCGGGTAGTCCCTGCCGATTTCACTGTCATCTCCGACACCCAGATCCGCTCAACGGTACCCGCAGGTGCCGCCAGCGGAAAATCGTCGTGA